tgtaatttaaataaccgtGACAGCAAtacatttgtatgttatatttatattcaacaaaaatCGTTTAATTACTTGAAGCAAAAAAACTACGCTAAGTGTTTACCATCAACACGAGTGGCTGTAAAATTGTTATGAACTTAGACCAGTTTTCCCACAACGCTTTGGGatattttggtaaataaaatcaatttcccGGCGCAGGCCATCTAGATAACAAGTACTGGAATTGTTCATTCGATTATTTCACGTATAAgctttttacaattttagtcTACCTTTTTTAACTGTTATGTTTTCTGATTTCtgtataaaactttatgaaactaatatacataaaatatttatattgtttttatttgaacattagtctatattttatttcattttatattttagacaattaaaattaaatgtaggtgtactaaaataattagattACTGAAATATTTCACTCGCAGGTTattctaaaatgtttaaatttatttctagtaCATCACATGTATAATTAATCTTCTTTTGAGTCACATGAGATAAGGAATTAAaggataatataaacaatattttaataacattgacCAGCTAGTGCGAAAAGCTGTTAATTCTTTCTGATGATAAGTCACTTTAGCTTGAGTATTTAAAGGACACTCTTAATTCTTACTATAACTAAACAAAGTAAAAAGACCAATACTTAAACATGCAATGAAAGTGTACTGCgctaattacaaaaaaattgcatttatgTTAAAGAAAAAGATGAATGAAACATAGTTAAATAGTGAAAGGaacatctttatatataatatagaacgGTAAAAAGgctaaaattttcaaataggTACTCCATACAGCTTTGCACATATCAATCAAGATATAataccaaatttaaatttggtacACTTATTAAGAGCCAATCAATTTGCTGGGGATATCAGTGAacgtgtgtgtgtataaagAGGATTGCGACCCCAATAGCTTATTCACCCGCTAATATATAGTCGTATAGTAGACATTGccaaaataagaattacaaatatacaaatctgttaaatgtttgtataaactGGCATTTCTTAAGAACAATCCCCCACCTTTAatacgaaataatattaaataaattacacttgAATGCAGAGCACTTGGTGAGAAttaaaaacgtaattttttagtttttaaatataacaaagtcaagaaatttttatgccatgtaatcttttatatatttgttaaacattAATGTTAGGTATAAATGCTGtatgaaaactttaataataatgtatgaacCGCTTTTCtgtttatacttattaaagattttaaatagatcAGTAACTcagacaattaattatttggtaGCATGTCAAAACTAACAGTTTGAACTTAGATGAAATGCAATACCTACTTAGTAATGAACTATGGTAAGATAAATGTAGtcagataaaaaagaaatgtcttattaaaaattatataaaatgagatttttagaaaaaataaagattttgttaCAACAGTACaccattcatttatatttcacaataattataattgtttgttaATCTAATTTTAAGTGATGTCACTCActctaataaaatcaaatttttgtgATCTtggaattatgaaatatatgatatatatgagacgaaacctctcagcattccatggattcaccgtgcgggtaccgggtccatcgcgttgcagggagaggagcttcaacaattcctgggacttgcgacccaggtgtagctTTAAAGGGCCCCTTTCTAACGCGCGtgaaacgctcacctccactgtccaagctcctctctctacctaacaaaatatgaaacgaacctgctagggctgccttcgacgcacgttccaagaatgaactgatgctagttcttggcaggcctaagtcttttagcaggttgtagagagatttggctgttatacctctcgcacctacttctaccgcgtacaaatttacaacgaacatattcttagtgagtttgTTAGTGAGCTcataatacttgttgacctttatggcatggtctttggggatgttggtttcccaaggaaccgtgaacTCTATTAGtaaacgcgctttaaaattcgcgaatataaaaatatgtcccgTCTGGAGGCCGATGCACAAATATACTCTGGGATCTtgtattgcttctcatacgtgtcCATCATTAAAGTCCAATCCGCAGCCGCTTTtctaattacataaaaaatacgtaGAATACATAGCATGAACTATTTTCGGACATGATGGATATCACCCTAATGTGTTATaagtcaaaattttatataaatgtgaataaaatgttagaaGTAAATTTCCTTCATATACATTAGTGTaagaaatatatgattttcgTCAATGATGAAAGCAAGGGAGCAAAAAGgcaatttacaaaacaaatatgaaaatggtGTCAACAATAGAGATATCACCTGTTATAGATCTACCAAAAAGTTGCTTCATGAAAGCCTGTTTGATTCcacatttataatttccagtaataattgaaatgatatttaggaatacaaaatatttgttatcaaGTTATCATTGATCACTTTAgcgtaaaatataagtaaggttaattttaattaagttaatcaCAAAATTTGGACCTACTATAAAAATTTGGTTACACGTCCAATCCCAAATGGATACTTATGGAGTAACTTGGGGCACATCTGTCTTACTCAAAATAAATTGCAATCCTTAGTTCTAACGAAAACCATCAGGTCACATGAAGTATGAAAATGGAAGTATGTAACTAACTCCTGCTTAAATATAGGTCTAAAGATAGAGTTAAGTTTAGATgtcaatttatatagaaataaaaaatttaacatccaACAATGGTCCTATATGGAACTGTTTAtacctttttaattaaatacttaccATTCCATACTTTTATGTGAGATCTAACAGTGCTATAAGGATAGAAGGCTTTATCAGTTCCGGTTAGATTCTCTTCGTGCTGTTGTAGCCAACTTTGTACATAGCCGCATGTCATTAAGCAGTGCTTCGCACAATCCTGAGAGGGTAGTCTATCAGTCTTGTAGTGTAACCAACCATACCATTCCGCTGACACCTAAACAAAGCAACAGATgtgagaaataataattagtctATTTTAGTCTATCCTTAGCCTGCCAAGTTCAATAACgtggtattataaaataacatctttaagcaattactttttttaatcgtGTAAATTATTCACTTACCAGCAGGTAACTTGTaggtatagttttttaaaataatttatgattttaaatattacatttttaattatagaaatatactacaatattttttagatgtaAGAATAAGATTTTTTGCAACAATCACCACAAATATGAGAGTTAAAAaccataatgaaaataaataagttatattattaataagaaacttCGAAACCTCGGTGTCTACTGGCGGATCAAACTTTGATCAGCAAGCTTAGTTTAAGTTGTCATCGTCACGCTACATACAAAGCGTTAATAGtatatcattcataaatcattataGTATTAGGTTATTGAGTGAAAAACGCCAAACCGTCCGtttgtagtgtgacgatgAAAAGTCATGCTAAATACACAGGTCACTTTCATCCTGTTATGTTTACCTGGCTAGCATCATATTCGAAGTTAAAGTTAGGGTTGTACTCGACCCAACGACTTCGAGCTATCATGtagtaattattttcgtaatatttattgcctaaGGAATCCGTTCCCACATAAGTCCCATCctacaacaataaatattaacaaagttaaattctgataataattaaaatgttcaattGTGATAAAAACACTTGCATAGGAATAACTTTAAACCATATTAAGgagtttttaagatttttttagtttttatctgGGTTTTACACTATTTACGGTTATGACTGAACACCTCAATTTGATTTACAACAcagttatttgtatatatgtacatacacagTTATAcatttacacaaatattttacgtaaatgtattttataaaaatttatcaaaatattataaataacttttgaaaaagaacttaaataatgttttatagtataataaacattattttgttagcaaataagaaattatattatcacaaattttaaattagtatcAATTTTGTTAACAGGGTATTATTTTCGTTTATGTATGAAaagataattgtatttatcttTTTCTAACGGAGATCACAGAAACACCTTAAATTTGAAAGTGTAATAAGCCAAAACATTCCTAATTTCGAACTATATTAGACATTAGCACCATAATGTAAACAtaactatgaaatattttctcattgaCTTCATTAAATGATTTAGGTCTTTAGGACAACatctttaaacaaattactaCTAAAGAATAAACCTTACTTTGgacatagttttaaaaaaacttactttaagGGTATCATGTTTCCAAAGCTTTGAGGTGGATTTTAAGATTCCTccattttttactataatcttaaaaaaacgGGCCCATTTATCAAGAGCTAGTAGTTTGATTAACATAGGTTTTTTTTCCAAGCACTATATGTGAGACGagacaattattataatagttaactGACGCCTGTCAATCTATGAAAAATCCGAcgaatttaaaagtatacaaggaaacaaaaatatttttatctgttttcttcaataaaactttttctatTTCTAAATTCGAATCTAAAAATACATCATTCCCGTTAGTTGCTTTGTTTTTGTAGCTGTTATTTAAATCCTTACAATTTTTCACACAGTAAAAACCGTATATATGAACACATGAACCGATTTGTTTACACAAATATTCAAgacttaaaattaacaaagaaaatattaaaatactaacacataatccttatattatataaaaatatctctccCTATTCagtatatattcatattgtaAGTGAGTGATATTGTGCTATAGGTTGATActgtaaacttttaaattgatatagtaGTAATAGGATAGAGGATCGAGCCAATGGTGGGTTGATGACAGAGGGGGCGATTCGTCCCCACCTCCATCGATGGATCAACCGACGACACCGAATACTAGCGCTGCGTCTTATTCAGGTCCTCACAGGTAATGGATGCTTTGTCGGGTACCTGCTCAAGATTGTTAGAAGGGAGGTGACCTCCACCTGTCATCACTATGACGTTATGGAGACGGTTAGCCACACCCTGCAGGAATATCCTTAGTGACCACGCCAGTTCATAAAGCTTTCGCGGAAGGCGGTGACCTATCGCCTCCACGTGTAATAAGTGCAAGGTGGACACAGTGACCTCCATTTGCGAGCAGGTAATTGCGGCTCGCAGAAAGGGACAGTACATCAGCCTCCTCAGGTAACCCACTCTATTAGCGGAGCTGGGAAGAATAAAACGGGAGTATCCCCGCTGACTCTGTAGGTCCTGAGGAAGAGTAGTCACCAGTTTATAAATAGCACTttttaaggtggtagagcctagctgtgatcaagttactgcagctctaacatgggctggctcgaccgggcaAGTACCACCCTTTCActgaagatcggcgtgaagtagtctttactgactgcgtttcgtccgatgagtgagagagcggGTTGTCCTCTCCCTTTTCCCACTCTTTCCTGTCCTTACCCTTTTTTCTTCCTATCCTTCCTTTTCTTCCTGTTCCTCAATCAAGGGTGGCGACACAtccgcaaaactatgttgCGGTTGTCCATGAGCGATGTTACTTCCTCCATCAGCGGTAAGCCGTCTGCTCAGTTGCCCccttaagaataaaaaaaaatatgagctTGTTAATGACACATTCACAGTTGTTCACGTCAGAAATGGTAGCTTAGTGGAAACTACTACGGCATCACAACAGCTTGATCATTAACATACTTGAGCACTTGTAATGGCTATGATCATATTTTCTGTTAGAGATATCAAAAGAAGTTGAATATGACTCAAAATTTTTTCAAGGACCCTTTTTCGTAGAAACccttgttgttatttttttattgtcaacCCAAACATCAtaacgagatctaagattttcgcgaatattaattaatataaaattaatattttaggatttactacgtgtttttaattattttaaagtgacaGAGCACAGCAGAACTACTAAAGCATTGTCTAACATCTAGCTACCTTATGTAGAAGagtgaattctacatacaaggagatggagttgcaatgggttcacCGGTTTCTCCCGATGTCGCTGATATATTCACGGAGGACTTCGAGACGAAAGACCTTTGCTCTACTCCAATGAAacctttgatatataaattatatgtagatgacaccttcacaatataaaaaaaagagctGATTTTCTGAACCACTTTCATTTTATCAATAGCAAGAACATActttttataggaaacccacacatatGGATAGGTATCTAAATGGTAACTTACAACAGCACCCTCTCCAGTTAGCTACCAGTGCTAAATCTTTGTTTCAGAGAGCCCACcatctttgtgatgctgaccatcTAGAGGCCCCaatgcagcatgtaaaacatgctttCACCACCAACAActtgcccgtgcctcgccagcatcgcaagaaccattttactatatgtatgtgaaccgagttactgacagaataggcaacatctggAAGAAGGTTTCTATAAAGACTATAGACAATCCACACAATAAaatgagccaattcttgaaaCCTATTAAGAGTACCATTCTTTAAGAACAAGTGTATACCAATGTATATGTCATACATCTGGCAGACAAAGAGGAGTATCGGTACAAGGGTAAAAGAACATGTttcagacattaaaaatacgcACGCGttgaagtcagcagtgtgtgaacacacgaTGTGTGAACACAGTTTAATCCACGGggctattgaaataaaaaacaacccAATTTCAATCTGGCTGAAATCAATTTAACACCTGGGGCCCTCGTGACCACACTGCAGGACATCGAGACACAGTGAGCGTATTCTGTAGGCAACCAAAGCAATACGCCAGTAAATCAAAAAATCGTTGGCGGTAAATGATAAACAACACGAACAACTAACAGACATTCTCATCTGGTctggccgtgatcacggttgctgcaaagtaaccgatacgttgggagtatgtacttaaaataattaaaaacgcatagtaaatccgaaaatattggttttatttcaacccaaattaattttaatgtattctgTGTTACCTTTTAAGCAGAACCACTTCTTGACTTGTCAAATATAACTAACGTCatgaataaactttaaaaatattttgaagaatgatgtataaatttaagtgcCTTTAGAAACGGCagcttgaaataaaactaaaataagttatttactgTCTTAACTTTAAATCTGTGACTCTTAAaacactttataatatatgaatttttaaacattgtgATTTGTGGAAGATTCCTATCTATATCTTACGTTAAAATAGACAAACATTATCTTTcagaaacattaaaacaaattatctttCTCGGAGAATTTTTTAAGTGATATTAATCTCAGCACTTGAAAAAAGTCTCGGACACATGATACATTTAAGACGTATGATTAATGTGAATCTTGAGCAAAATAAAACACCATTAAAGAAAtgcaacataataatttattaataagtaataatcaatcgttaaaaatagaatttactCACAGCCtaaatatagaaacaaaaaaaacatttaagtatcagaAAATAGATATGGGAAATAATCGAGGAAGACGACGCATAAATAGGTACAAAATCTTATAGTCCTAAAATCCATTCTTGTTgacaaagttaaattaataaaagaaaattgtgaTGTACACATGATCCTGATCTGTGATAcctgaaatattataaggaattatatactacaaattacttaaataaaattattatcaacgtGTGATTAAAttccaatataataaaaataacaacagactACAGGCGTTTACAAAAAAcgttatacaatttattgttttttaaagaaatatatacatacatacatacataaaaatgaaataactcACGATGTACCATTTACACGAAAAACTTGATAATATTATGCATATTATAccatacttaaatatatataaaaaaaatatggcaaattaaaaaaagtacacAAGAGACGTCGATTTCACTGTAGACTATGAGCGTGAATCATTAAAAGGCAAACTAAAGCGCCGTACAAATAATTGAAACGATTCCATCAAATTacttcaaagaaatatttctcaaCAAGATATGAAATTCAAATCACTCCGCTGACAAGGTCACCATTAACTACACATACTGCAATCAGCTCTAAACTATTGTTTAGAATAATACAATGTTAACAATAACTACATACCAATTCACCGTCGTAAGCCACAGATAAACCACTGCAATGGTCCTAACTCCTATCACATTTGATTTGCTTCTCAAGTTAGTAATCACCAATACCGAatcaacttataaattataaaacatatacaaatacctattattattcatatacctTCTaagaatacattatttttcggttttgaaatattaaaatttaaatacatatacatttatttattaatatttaagacaaaaatacGTAGGTTGTTACATTGTTTGGGAAAACAATGTTTGGAATTCGTAagtaaaatagaaaacaaaaatataaataatcccTCATAATATCAGGATACCTTAGAGAAAAAAAGagacataaaatgaaaaaaaaaacattaatgtacTAAAAAATGAGATCATGATTACAGTAAAATAAGggatcttttatttaaagaaatttgtcGTTGTGATTGTATAGgatttttcattattgtatattataaattgtgaataactaaaaatttatcaataaaacaccagtgttgttaataaaagaactggaataagattttaaacaatcttaaggtattaaatattttgaagaaacgctttatttaaatataaataatatagacgATATACTAGATGTATATAAACAGACTATAGTTCACcagtaattgaaaattaaatgtacgCCTAGAAAATGTTTGTCACAATTTTAGTTTGCAACTaagtaagttattatatatctatataattatttactttatagaaACTCTACAAGATGGCACTAAAAATCCTCTACATACCGAAGGTCCTCTCAATCGTTGCATTCTTTCctgagattatttttatatattaatgcacATTATACTCCATGTAAAAACGGAGtatataattcttaagtaGCATACCTATGAGTaccttacataataaatttaaaaatatctgtcacagtagacaataataatgtagaatattataaattaatgttttcttaaataaataaggggTATAGTTCAATATGTACTAAGTACTATTTCTCCTACTAAACTATGGGTATATGGTTCCAATACATTTGACACGTTCACCGTCGAGgaagttttacataaaaatctttatagctctacttaataaataatatctttttgggCAGAATGTATAACGAAAATAGTgttgttaaaattgttatgtatagtaaatattttattttggcaCAACTACTCTGGAAGAACtggtttgaattatttttctcgTCAAGAAACTAACATTGTTCCAAAGCAAATAAAACGTAACAATTTTTGTGACATCGAATGCTAGCACTTACTACCTAAATGTATATGGCAcacgaatattattaaaacacagaTTATgccaatcaaaataaaatactctgATTAAGAGAATTTATAGGTATGAATTAACAAGTATTAGAATAATAccgaaacataaattttatgtacttcttaaaaaaaaatctaataatatttagaacatTGTAATTTCttcaacttaataaaaatttcaaccgAAATTGAAAACCATaacatattgtttgttttcaattacatgtttgttttgaatgatatattattttatatttcaaaatgataTTTCAATTGTGCTGCAGAgcttattattacataaatactattattactaTCCTTATAAAGTATGTATTCTTGGCATAAAGTAAGAAGATTTCTATAATAGAGTGAAGGGTTTAACATTATTGtagcatataaaattatatatctatcaAAACCATATAGAGGTATATACTATTTaagtacttatttattatgaaatcaaatattttatgtagaataataactaaagaatagaatcagatttttattattaatgtttagttgggttttgtttaaaagctttaaaaaaaaatattggcaaCCATTCAGTccaagttttaaaatacttatttaacatTCTTTCgcataatattgatattagaTCAAAATCATAGTTGAAGTTTCTTTTCCttgtagtatttttaataagatattgcGTTTATAGATTAACGGTTTTCCACTTGTAAAATCTAAACACTCTGATTTGTTTTCAAGTTGTAAGAAATATATGAGAGATTTATTGGGTAACTTAAGAGACTAAGGCACCCTCAATTAACAACAgcattttattcttattaaattataagcgGGTGCTTatacattatttctattaGAAAAGCCATAAACCTTAAATTCATAAGACTATTcaagcaaaaaataatattattttacgttagatatattaagaatttattaaaaagctaAGTTATCAAAAATACGTCCATTGCatattgctttaaatattgcatatttttttttatgttttcactatattaacataaaacctCATTTGTGTCGCACTACCGTCTAACCCAAGGGTTCCCAAACTTATTTTGCCTTCGGCCCActtgagaataaatttatttttttcacttacTAAAATAACACTATAACTTAACTTAGctaaatgaaataacaaattaaccCCCAGGCCAGGCCCAGGCCTATACAGCGTGACCTCATTTATTTCTGGGTCTCTTAAAGACCCCCTTTAGGCCTGCGACGCCCACAAAGGGGCGTTGTCGACCACTTTGT
This Danaus plexippus chromosome Z, MEX_DaPlex, whole genome shotgun sequence DNA region includes the following protein-coding sequences:
- the LOC116777689 gene encoding probable NADH dehydrogenase [ubiquinone] 1 alpha subcomplex subunit 12, which codes for MLIKLLALDKWARFFKIIVKNGGILKSTSKLWKHDTLKDGTYVGTDSLGNKYYENNYYMIARSRWVEYNPNFNFEYDASQVSAEWYGWLHYKTDRLPSQDCAKHCLMTCGYVQSWLQQHEENLTGTDKAFYPYSTVRSHIKVWNGACLCESVPDCPDTTNKK